Proteins co-encoded in one Hyla sarda isolate aHylSar1 chromosome 4, aHylSar1.hap1, whole genome shotgun sequence genomic window:
- the EFCAB10 gene encoding EF-hand calcium-binding domain-containing protein 10 isoform X2, whose product MAAGRAQEAEGYLKEHKIMELVNNLTSLLLYHRPERPREFLITLLEKLKLARLADVEYPCLFDESNADAVFGILDPSGQGYITGTQYIEALKTLGVDVSNLPSPPEKITQEVFKHDISWPDHISTDMI is encoded by the exons ATGGCAGCCGGACGGGCACAGGAAGCGGAGGGTTACCTAAAAGAACACAAAATAATGGAGCTGGTGAACAACCTGACAAGTCTCCTCCTGTATCACCGGCCTG AAAGACCCAGAGAATTCCTTATCACACTGCTAGAAAAACTGAAGCTCGCCCGGCTGGCAGATGTGGAATACCCTTGCCTCTTTGATGAGTCTAACGCGGATGCCGTCTTTGGCATTCTGGACCCTTCAGGCCAAGGTTATATAACAGGGACTCAGTACATTGAGG CTTTAAAAACTCTGGGTGTAGATGTTAGTAACTTACCTTCTCCTCCTGAGAAAATTACACAGGAAGTCTTCAAACATGATAT ATCCTGGCCTGACCACATTTCTACTGACATGATCTGA
- the EFCAB10 gene encoding EF-hand calcium-binding domain-containing protein 10 isoform X1: protein MAAGRAQEAEGYLKEHKIMELVNNLTSLLLYHRPERPREFLITLLEKLKLARLADVEYPCLFDESNADAVFGILDPSGQGYITGTQYIEALKTLGVDVSNLPSPPEKITQEVFKHDMRIHLKKSSATFKT from the exons ATGGCAGCCGGACGGGCACAGGAAGCGGAGGGTTACCTAAAAGAACACAAAATAATGGAGCTGGTGAACAACCTGACAAGTCTCCTCCTGTATCACCGGCCTG AAAGACCCAGAGAATTCCTTATCACACTGCTAGAAAAACTGAAGCTCGCCCGGCTGGCAGATGTGGAATACCCTTGCCTCTTTGATGAGTCTAACGCGGATGCCGTCTTTGGCATTCTGGACCCTTCAGGCCAAGGTTATATAACAGGGACTCAGTACATTGAGG CTTTAAAAACTCTGGGTGTAGATGTTAGTAACTTACCTTCTCCTCCTGAGAAAATTACACAGGAAGTCTTCAAACATGATAT GAGGATTCATCTAAAAAAGTCTTCTGCAACATTTAAGACCTAG
- the EFCAB10 gene encoding EF-hand calcium-binding domain-containing protein 10 isoform X3, protein MAAGRAQEAEGYLKEHKIMELVNNLTSLLLYHRPERPREFLITLLEKLKLARLADVEYPCLFDESNADAVFGILDPSGQGYITGTQYIEALKTLGVDVSNLPSPPEKITQEVFKHDIHR, encoded by the exons ATGGCAGCCGGACGGGCACAGGAAGCGGAGGGTTACCTAAAAGAACACAAAATAATGGAGCTGGTGAACAACCTGACAAGTCTCCTCCTGTATCACCGGCCTG AAAGACCCAGAGAATTCCTTATCACACTGCTAGAAAAACTGAAGCTCGCCCGGCTGGCAGATGTGGAATACCCTTGCCTCTTTGATGAGTCTAACGCGGATGCCGTCTTTGGCATTCTGGACCCTTCAGGCCAAGGTTATATAACAGGGACTCAGTACATTGAGG CTTTAAAAACTCTGGGTGTAGATGTTAGTAACTTACCTTCTCCTCCTGAGAAAATTACACAGGAAGTCTTCAAACATGATAT